The genomic stretch TTTGCTTGTCGTTGACGATCATCCACTGCTAAGGGCTGGTGTAAAGGTGCTGCTCTCTTCCAACAGTTCAATTGTAATTACTGAGGCCAGTAGTGGGGATGATGCTATTTTTGTATTAAAGCAACAACGTGTTGATATTGTCTTGCTCGATATTGACATGCCTGGTAAAAACGGAGTGGATGTAGCTAGATATATAGAAGAAAATTTCCCGGACATTAAAACCGTATTCCTTACCAGTCATGCCGATTTTTACACATTCGCAAGCGCGACAGACGTGGCATATGCTGGATTCCTATTCAAAGAGAATGCATTGGAGTTGCTAAGTGATTGCCTAGCTACCGTTGCTCGTGGGGATAAATATATTGGTAAATGCTGTGTTGAATATTTTACGGCCAACAAAGAGAGATTGGACTGTGTGAGAAAAATCAAAATGGCCATAAAATTGCTTACTGATACCGAACTTCGAGTCCTTTTACTGGTTTCGGAAGGAAAAACTACCCCGCAAATTGCAGAACAACTCTTCAATAGTGCAAAAACGATAGAAAACCACCGCACTAATATCTGTCAAAAGTTAGAGTTAAAGGGTAGTAACAACCTGCTAACTTTTGCACTAGAAAACAAGTGGTTGTTTAAAAATGATTAGTTGTAACGGTTGGGTTTGCTCTTAGCCATATTAGCACTCGAATACCTTTATACTGGTCTATATAATGCAAAAAGGAGCAAGCGTTTCGGCTTACTCCTTTTGTGACCCCCACGGGATTCGAACCCATATCTTCAGAACCGGAATCTAAAATTCTATCCATTGAACTAGGGGGCCGGCTATATTTTCCAAAGAAAAACTTCAGTAGTGTGCAAAAGTAATAATTTTATTCCCCCAATCAATAGTTGGTTGTAAAAACTAACTAACAGTATTAACTCATCTACAAAAACCCCAACTCGAGCATCGCCTCTTCGCTCATCATGCTTTTGTCCCACGGTGGGTCGAAGGTGAGGTTCATTACTACATCGGTAACGCCGTTTACGGCCCCCACCTTTTCGTTTATCTCCATCAACATCTGGTCTGCCATGGGGCAGTTGGGTGCTGTAAGTGTCATTATTACCTCAACCTTGCGCTTTTCATCTACGTTGATTTCGTAAATAAGACCAAGGTCATATACGTTCACAGGAATTTCAGGGTCGAAAGTATTTTTGAGCACCTGAACAATATCCATTTCAATATCGGGGATAGCGCGCAGTTCCATTGTTTAGCTGTTTAGTTTTGATTTATATGCTAGTGCAAAAAGTTTCATCTGCTTGATCATGGCAACCAACCCGTTGGCTCTAGTTGGCGAGAGATTTTCCTTTAGCCCAATGCTGTCGATAAAATGCAGGTCGGCAGCCAAAATCTCTTCAGGGCTACGGTCCGAGAGTACGCGTATTAGCAGGGCAATTATTCCCTTGGTGATGATGGCGTCGCTATCGGCTGTAAAGTAAATCTTTCCATCCTTTAGTTCGGCGTTAACCCACACTCGACTCTGACAGCCTTTTATTACGTACTGGTCGGTTTTGAATTTTACATCAATGGCGGGGACGCTTTTTCCTAATTCAATTAAATAGCCGTAGCGGTCCATCCACTCGTCAAAGACGCTAAACTCGTCAATAATTTCTTCCTGAATTTCTTCCAGTGTCATCATGTATGCCTTTTACTATTCAAACATTTGCTTTACTCTCAAAAGGGCGTCATAAAGCCTGTCTATTTCTTCAGTAGTATTGTATAAGCCAAACGATACCCGAACAGTGCCAGAGATTCCAAAGTGCTGCATTACTGGCTCGGTACAATGAGTTCCGGTGCGCACGGCAATTCCCAACTTATCCAGAATCATTCCAGTGTCGTAAGGGTGAATGTTATTGAGAAGGAACGATATTAAACTTACCTTGTGTGGCGCAGTGCCATATATTTTTAAGCCTGGAATTGATAGTAAACGCTCAGTGGCATACTTTAGCAACTCTTCCTCATGTTCGGCAATTGCATCAATACCTATGGATTGCATGTATCTAATAGCTTCTGCCAGCCCAACTGCTCCAATGTAGTTGGCCGTTCCTGCTTCAAACTTTAGTGGTAAATCGGCATAAGTTGTTTTAGCAAAGGTAACTGTAGCAATCATGTCGCCTCCGCCTTGGTATGGTGGTAACTGCTCGAGCCACTTCTCCTTGCCGTAAAGCACGCCAATTCCTGTTGGTCCATATATTTTGTGACCTGAAAAAGCATAGAAATCACAATCGATATCTTTAACGTCCACTCCTATGTGGTGAATACCTTGGGCTCCATCAATAAGCACTGGGATATTTCGGCTGTGTGCAAGTGCAACAATCTCCTTTATTGGGTTGATTGTTCCAAGGGAGTTTGACGCTTGGGTTACGGCTAAAATACGCACCTTTTCGGTTAGCAAGTCGGGCAAAAGGTCTATCCGAAGCACACCATTATCGTCAAAGGGAAGAACCTTGAGGGTAGCACCCTTGCGCTCACACATTAGCTGCCAGGGCACAATGTTGGAGTGGTGCTCCATTTCAGAAACAACTACTTCGTCGCCTGCTTTCACAAACTTTTCGCCAAAGCTAAAGGCTACTAGATTAATGGCTGCGGTAGTTCCTGCTGTAAAAACAATTTCGCGGGTCGATTCTGCATTAATGAAGCCACGAATTACTTCACGAGCATCCTCATACTTTTCGGTCGACTGTTCGCTCAAAAAGTGGGCACCCCTGTGAATGTTTGCATTTAGCTCGCGATGCATTTTGTCAAGTGCATCGAGCACGCGTAGCGGCTTTTGAGCAGTTGCCCCATTGTCGAGGTAAACCAGTGGCTTACCATGAATTGTTCGACTCAGAATGGGAAAATCGGCCCGGACCTTATTTATGTCTAGTGACATTGCTATATTTTTACTTCAAAATTATATCATACTATTGGCTAGCAACAGTGCATGGCACAAGTGTTACAGCGGGCTAGTTCTCCTTTTAAACGCTTATCGACTAACTCGTCTACCCGTTCGCGCAGCGGTTCGATCGATATCTTCTGAATTACGTCGTGGGCAAAGCCGAACATTTGTAGCAAGCGAGCTTCCCGCATGCCAATTCCTCTTGTCCTCATATAAAATAACGCCTCTTCGTCCATTTGTCCTACGGTGGCACCATGGCTACACTTTACATCGTCGGCATAAATCTCCAGTTGCGGCTTGGTATACATGCGAGCATCGTCGGTGAGCAACAGGTTGTTATTCGATTGAAAGGCCAGCGTTTTTTGAGCATTTGGTCGAACCAGAATACGGCCATTGAAGGCTGCCGTTCCCATGTCGTCAATAATATTCTTGAAGAGTTCGTTGCTCGTGCAATTCGGTACTGCATGATCGACAAAGGAGTAGTTGTCTACATGTTGAGTTTTATCGACGAGCGAAAGTCCATAGATGTGATTTTCGCCTCCTTCGCCGTTGAATTTTACATTTATATTGTTTCGGATAATTCCTCCGTGCAGAGCAATTGTGTTCGTGTTTACAACGCTTTTTGCCTCTTGTTGTATGTAAATATTCATCAAGTGGTTGGAGCCATTGTGTTCATTCTGCATTCGGATGTATTCCAAGTTGGAGCCCACCCCTGCATAAATTTCTGTGGCTGCATTGGTGAGAAAATTCTGTGGACTAAGCGTATGGTCGCAAACAACCAATTTGACTTGGCTATTTTCTTCCAGAATTATCATATTGCGTGGCTGCACCAATATTGCCTCATCCGAAATCAATATGTTAATAATCTGGATTGGTTTTTCAATAGCCACAGAGCGCGGTACGTAAAGAAATATGCCATCTTGAGCGAACGCCGTATTTAGGGCAACCAGACCTTCGTCGGAAACATCGGCGTATTTACCGTAGTGTTTCTTTACAATTTCAGGATATTGGATAGCCGCCTCGGCCAAACTTCCCATGATAACACCATTGGGAAGGACCTCAAGTTTGTTCAGTCCAAAGTAAAAGCCATTTACAACAAGGAGAGTGTCGGTATCGAGCGAAGGTACGTCGCATTTGAAAATATCCTCGACGCTAAACTCTATTTTTTTTGGGGCAAAATACTTCTCATACTCTTTCTCGAAAAGACTAGAGATGTTGGTGTATTTATACTTTTCCGACTTTCTTCCTGGTAGTCCAATGATGTTGAAACTTTCAATGGCGTCGGTGCGTGCCGCATTCATAAACTCTGGCATTCCCTCCTTGAGCATATCGAGATTTGCTAGGTAGAGATTGACAAAATCGGCGGTAATTTTATTTTCTGATACTTTTCCAGTCATAACCCTTACGGTTTTACAGTGGGTTACTCATCCCCGTTCTTAATCCAGTCGTAGCCCTTCTCTTCGAGTTCGAGAGCAAGCTCTTTTCCAGCCGATTTCACAATCCGTCCGTTGTAGAGAATGTGAACATAGTCTGGTACGATATAGTCGAGCAAACGTTGATAGTGCGTAATTACAATTGTTGCATTTTCCGAAGTCTTGAGTTTGGTAACGCCGGTAGCCACAATGCGCAATGCGTCAATGTCGAGGCCGGAATCGGTTTCGTCCAGTATTGAAAGCATGGGCTCGAGGAGCGCCATCTGGAAAATTTCGTTTTTCTTTTTCTCTCCACCGGAAAAACCTTCGTTTACGGCGCGATTGGTGAGCTTGGAGTCGATCTCTACGATTTGGCTTTTCTGGCGCATCGTTTTCAGAAACTCTGAGGCCGAAAGAGGCTCAAGTCCTTTATACTTGCGGTGCTCGTTGAGCGCAGCGCGCATAAAGTTTACCATGCTCACGCCCGGGATCTCAACAGGATATTGGAATCCAAGAAAAATACCTTCGCGAGAGCGATTCTCTGGGGCCATCTCTAGTAAATTCTTTCCATTGAAAGTAACGTCACCAGCGGTGACTTCAAACACTTCGCGCCCAGCGAGAACTGATGCTAGCGTGCTTTTTCCCGAACCGTTTGGGCCCATTATCGCGTGAACCTCTCCGGCCTTAACCTCGAGATTGATTCCCTTTAAGATTTCCTTGCCGTTAATGTTGGCGTGAAGGTTTTTGATTGTAAGCATTTCAAAAAAGGTTTAAAAAGGAACTAAAAGGAGTTATTTCAGAAGTTATTTCAGAAGTTAGAATACCCTAACTGTTCTGTGAAATTGCCTTACAGTAGTTGTTAAGCAAATAACTAACCTCGATTAACGCACTTGTTGCCTCCTTTGCTGTTTTATCATCAATATAATTGAGGTCTTTTGAAAGAATGATGTAATAACGACACTCTTCAATTGAACCCTGAGCAATATTATAAAATCTCAACTTGTCCAGTCTGCCTTTCTTTTTATACCCTTCTGCAATATTTGCAGGGATTGAAATGGACGCTCTTCTAAACTGAGATGTTAAGCCAAATTGTTCTTGTTTAGGATTGTTGGATGTTATCTCATAAGCTTTCAATACAAAAGAATGTGCTTTTTGCCAAACAAGTAAATCTTCAAAACTCTTTGTCTTTCGATTTAGTTCATCCATTGCTATTCCTCTAACTTCGTATACTTCTGAAATAACTGCATCTAACTTCCTCTATCCTACACTTCCCTCCAAGCTAATTTGTAGCAACTTTTGGGCTTCTACGGCAAACTCCATCGGGAGTTGGTTTAGAACCTCCTTGGCATATCCGTTTACAATTAACCCTATGGCATCTTCAGTGGAGATTCCGCGTTGGTTGCAGTAGAATATTTGGTCCTCTCCAATTTTGGAGGTAGTAGCCTCGTGCTCCACCACTGAACTTTTGTTCTCCACTTCAATGTAAGGGAATGTATGGGCACCGCACTTATCGCCAAGCAAGAGCGAGTCGCACTGAGAGAAGTTTCTAACATTTTCGGCATTCTTGAGAACCTTTACCAATCCACGATAGCTGTTTTGGCTAAAACCGGCAGATATACCTTTGGATACTACGCGGCTCTTGGAGTTTTTGCCAATATGAATCATCTTAGTGCCGGTATCGGCTTGCTGGTAATTATTGGTAACGGCTACCGAGTAAAACTCGGCGTAGGTATTGTCACCCTTGAGAATACAGCTGGGATATTTCCATGTTATCGCCGAGCCGGTTTCTACCTGTGTCCACGAAAGTTTTGCATTATCGCCCTTGCAGATGCCACGCT from Williamwhitmania taraxaci encodes the following:
- a CDS encoding iron-sulfur cluster assembly protein: MELRAIPDIEMDIVQVLKNTFDPEIPVNVYDLGLIYEINVDEKRKVEVIMTLTAPNCPMADQMLMEINEKVGAVNGVTDVVMNLTFDPPWDKSMMSEEAMLELGFL
- a CDS encoding SufE family protein, whose protein sequence is MTLEEIQEEIIDEFSVFDEWMDRYGYLIELGKSVPAIDVKFKTDQYVIKGCQSRVWVNAELKDGKIYFTADSDAIITKGIIALLIRVLSDRSPEEILAADLHFIDSIGLKENLSPTRANGLVAMIKQMKLFALAYKSKLNS
- a CDS encoding response regulator transcription factor, which produces MARIDLLVVDDHPLLRAGVKVLLSSNSSIVITEASSGDDAIFVLKQQRVDIVLLDIDMPGKNGVDVARYIEENFPDIKTVFLTSHADFYTFASATDVAYAGFLFKENALELLSDCLATVARGDKYIGKCCVEYFTANKERLDCVRKIKMAIKLLTDTELRVLLLVSEGKTTPQIAEQLFNSAKTIENHRTNICQKLELKGSNNLLTFALENKWLFKND
- a CDS encoding cysteine desulfurase, encoding MSLDINKVRADFPILSRTIHGKPLVYLDNGATAQKPLRVLDALDKMHRELNANIHRGAHFLSEQSTEKYEDAREVIRGFINAESTREIVFTAGTTAAINLVAFSFGEKFVKAGDEVVVSEMEHHSNIVPWQLMCERKGATLKVLPFDDNGVLRIDLLPDLLTEKVRILAVTQASNSLGTINPIKEIVALAHSRNIPVLIDGAQGIHHIGVDVKDIDCDFYAFSGHKIYGPTGIGVLYGKEKWLEQLPPYQGGGDMIATVTFAKTTYADLPLKFEAGTANYIGAVGLAEAIRYMQSIGIDAIAEHEEELLKYATERLLSIPGLKIYGTAPHKVSLISFLLNNIHPYDTGMILDKLGIAVRTGTHCTEPVMQHFGISGTVRVSFGLYNTTEEIDRLYDALLRVKQMFE
- the sufC gene encoding Fe-S cluster assembly ATPase SufC — protein: MLTIKNLHANINGKEILKGINLEVKAGEVHAIMGPNGSGKSTLASVLAGREVFEVTAGDVTFNGKNLLEMAPENRSREGIFLGFQYPVEIPGVSMVNFMRAALNEHRKYKGLEPLSASEFLKTMRQKSQIVEIDSKLTNRAVNEGFSGGEKKKNEIFQMALLEPMLSILDETDSGLDIDALRIVATGVTKLKTSENATIVITHYQRLLDYIVPDYVHILYNGRIVKSAGKELALELEEKGYDWIKNGDE
- the sufD gene encoding Fe-S cluster assembly protein SufD; the protein is MTGKVSENKITADFVNLYLANLDMLKEGMPEFMNAARTDAIESFNIIGLPGRKSEKYKYTNISSLFEKEYEKYFAPKKIEFSVEDIFKCDVPSLDTDTLLVVNGFYFGLNKLEVLPNGVIMGSLAEAAIQYPEIVKKHYGKYADVSDEGLVALNTAFAQDGIFLYVPRSVAIEKPIQIINILISDEAILVQPRNMIILEENSQVKLVVCDHTLSPQNFLTNAATEIYAGVGSNLEYIRMQNEHNGSNHLMNIYIQQEAKSVVNTNTIALHGGIIRNNINVKFNGEGGENHIYGLSLVDKTQHVDNYSFVDHAVPNCTSNELFKNIIDDMGTAAFNGRILVRPNAQKTLAFQSNNNLLLTDDARMYTKPQLEIYADDVKCSHGATVGQMDEEALFYMRTRGIGMREARLLQMFGFAHDVIQKISIEPLRERVDELVDKRLKGELARCNTCAMHCC
- a CDS encoding four helix bundle protein encodes the protein MDELNRKTKSFEDLLVWQKAHSFVLKAYEITSNNPKQEQFGLTSQFRRASISIPANIAEGYKKKGRLDKLRFYNIAQGSIEECRYYIILSKDLNYIDDKTAKEATSALIEVSYLLNNYCKAISQNS